A window of the Cannabis sativa cultivar Pink pepper isolate KNU-18-1 chromosome X, ASM2916894v1, whole genome shotgun sequence genome harbors these coding sequences:
- the LOC115709706 gene encoding U-box domain-containing protein 27: protein MVKGEELHITVPNLFRCPISMDVMRSPVSLCTGVTYDRTSIQHWLDAGHDTCPATMQTLPSKDFIPNLTLRRLINLWAQTNGPPSPSSSPTYSRSVSEQQVRTLVHHLENQNESAKVFVVDCLSTIVDFASFGDENRRILANFENFVSAIVGVLCRGTAEMEVMELAVRVLDSISMDNSVRKQVHASVSKRFQSFLTTIRSFLKNGSTRSKIESVKLLKTIALDAESKRAIAENSNLLNELLQIVRTDSDFALHDAVYSCLIEVSVTRSTKAELVGSGLVDLLTKTLSNRNSPKPANEKALKLLSIVSTTAEGRSAIGVDCRCAVAIVERMMKVSRSATEDAVAVVWSVCCLLGENKTKEAVVNSNGIAKILMVMQSGYCEGHRVRSMCLDLLRVLRIGSSSSLSSSPSPSSSIDGFGFGIGSYFSNTTHIMRC, encoded by the coding sequence ATGGTTAAAGGAGAAGAACTGCACATAACCGTACCCAACCTTTTCAGGTGTCCCATATCGATGGACGTGATGAGGTCTCCCGTAAGTCTCTGCACCGGCGTCACATACGATCGAACAAGTATTCAGCACTGGCTCGACGCAGGTCACGACACCTGTCCAGCTACCATGCAAACCCTCCCTTCCAAGGATTTCATCCCCAACCTCACTCTCCGCCGTTTGATTAACCTTTGGGCTCAAACCAACGGTCCTCCTTCGCCCTCCTCTTCTCCTACCTACTCTCGTTCCGTCTCCGAACAACAGGTACGGACTCTGGTTCATCATTTGGAGAATCAAAACGAAAGTGCGAAAGTGTTTGTCGTTGATTGCTTGTCTACCATTGTTGATTTCGCGAGCTTTGGGGACGAGAATAGAAGAATCCTGGCGAATTTTGAGAATTTTGTTTCGGCTATTGTCGGAGTTTTGTGTAGGGGAACTGCGGAAATGGAAGTTATGGAGTTGGCTGTTAGGGTGTTGGATTCGATTTCTATGGATAATTCAGTGAGGAAACAAGTTCACGCATCTGTTTCGAAGCGATTCCAGAGTTTTCTAACCACTATTCGGTCGTTCTTGAAAAACGGAAGTACGAGATCGAAAATCGAATCGGTCAAACTTTTGAAAACGATCGCTCTCGACGCCGAATCCAAACGCGCAATCGCCGAAAACAGTAACCTCCTCAACGAACTACTCCAAATCGTCCGTACCGATTCAGATTTCGCCCTACACGACGCCGTTTACTCATGCCTGATCGAAGTTTCAGTAACTCGTTCAACCAAAGCAGAGCTCGTCGGATCAGGACTTGTGGATCTCCTAACGAAGACGCTCTCGAACAGAAATTCGCCCAAACCGGCCAACGAAAAGGCTCTGAAGCTTCTCTCAATCGTTTCAACGACAGCGGAGGGAAGATCAGCAATCGGAGTAGACTGTAGGTGTGCGGTGGCAATCGTGGAGAGAATGATGAAGGTGTCGAGGTCGGCGACGGAGGACGCGGTGGCGGTGGTTTGGAGCGTGTGCTGCTTATTGGGGGAGAATAAGACGAAGGAGGCGGTGGTGAACAGCAATGGAATTGCGAAGATTCTGATGGTGATGCAGAGCGGGTACTGTGAGGGTCACAGAGTGAGGAGTATGTGTTTGGATTTGCTTAGGGTTTTGAGAATTGGATCTTCatcttcattatcatcatctccttctccttcttcttctattGATGGTTTTGGATTTGGGATTGGGAGTTATTTTAGCAATACAACTCATATAATGcgttgttag